One part of the Mariniflexile litorale genome encodes these proteins:
- a CDS encoding RidA family protein yields the protein MEKRTINPWKWQNERSYVQAVEVIKAEGTLYVSGQTATDSYGISSKEDMKSQLIQTIANLEKVIHEAGYECENIVRLNVYTISTDELFGCFDVFQNWITKHNIKQASTLIEVKSLFDTLKIELEATVVK from the coding sequence ATGGAAAAAAGAACCATTAACCCTTGGAAATGGCAGAACGAAAGAAGCTATGTACAAGCTGTAGAAGTCATAAAAGCAGAAGGAACACTTTATGTTTCTGGCCAAACAGCTACGGATTCATACGGAATATCTAGTAAGGAGGATATGAAGTCTCAATTAATTCAAACTATAGCAAATCTAGAGAAAGTTATACACGAAGCAGGATATGAATGCGAAAACATTGTACGTCTGAATGTGTATACGATTTCAACAGATGAACTTTTTGGCTGTTTTGATGTTTTCCAAAACTGGATAACTAAACATAATATAAAACAGGCAAGTACTTTAATTGAAGTAAAAAGTCTTTTTGATACATTAAAAATAGAATTAGAAGCTACCGTTGTAAAATAG
- a CDS encoding DUF5060 domain-containing protein, whose amino-acid sequence MKITKLLYLIILITTLSCAKPQPLSQVGLYQTFEHSLENNNTYANKFNDVQLNTTFISPSGKTTSFFGFYDGDGKGGGDLTTGTIWKMRFIPNEIGKWTYKYTWSDNTKGGEGAFECTEANAGKGILQAYKENPRWFAYNGTEPVWLKSYYESGHGSIAQPFDWVKENVYQPIIDRGYNHLQVNWLLSLCCFEQYYHDGPEPTTQDLTLYTEGKASSTMRLDVWQMMETHVDWLNTKNIGLHMFLGFDGSQNDGPKWTSLSETEKDFYVRYVVARLAPYANIAGWGFVWEVPGDRQDSELGWAQLVKKYDVFDHLRTYEDEFPVKNEYHREEYNFAAIENHYIFSEERDLDRPYWKEPWTHHDACLAGYVPGKPVYMIEGNALWRRFWQKRTKATLDDLRQSAWACVTAGASFNWCGQAGEDELVAFGPEGLPFFESDNPYLASTKELDILSDVMTKEVAFQSMVPTDDLLSNHDNKKVWCLSEKGKQYLVFSSNGNAFELQLVAGNYTHNKWLNAKTGESQVISKITVLDNEVKQFTPPTTDTDWVLLITVK is encoded by the coding sequence ATGAAAATCACGAAATTACTCTATCTAATTATTTTAATTACAACTTTAAGTTGTGCTAAGCCACAACCTTTAAGTCAAGTTGGTCTTTATCAAACATTTGAACATTCTTTAGAAAATAATAATACGTATGCTAACAAGTTTAACGACGTTCAGCTAAATACTACTTTTATTTCACCATCAGGAAAAACAACCAGTTTTTTTGGATTTTATGATGGTGACGGAAAAGGCGGCGGCGATTTAACAACTGGCACCATCTGGAAAATGCGTTTTATACCAAACGAAATTGGTAAATGGACCTATAAATATACTTGGAGCGATAACACCAAGGGGGGAGAAGGTGCTTTTGAGTGTACTGAAGCGAATGCAGGAAAAGGCATCTTGCAAGCTTATAAAGAAAATCCACGTTGGTTTGCATATAACGGTACAGAACCTGTTTGGTTAAAGTCGTATTATGAAAGTGGTCATGGTTCTATTGCACAACCTTTTGATTGGGTGAAGGAAAACGTGTACCAACCAATTATCGATCGTGGCTACAATCATTTACAAGTTAATTGGTTATTGTCTTTATGCTGTTTTGAGCAATATTATCATGATGGACCAGAACCTACAACTCAAGATTTAACCTTGTATACAGAAGGAAAAGCTTCAAGTACCATGCGATTGGATGTTTGGCAAATGATGGAAACGCATGTAGATTGGCTTAACACTAAAAATATTGGACTGCATATGTTTCTTGGATTTGATGGTAGCCAAAACGATGGTCCAAAATGGACAAGTTTAAGTGAAACCGAAAAAGATTTTTATGTGCGTTATGTGGTTGCTAGATTAGCTCCGTATGCAAACATTGCAGGTTGGGGGTTTGTTTGGGAAGTTCCAGGAGATAGACAAGATAGCGAACTTGGTTGGGCACAATTAGTAAAAAAATACGATGTGTTTGATCATTTGCGAACTTATGAAGATGAGTTCCCCGTTAAAAATGAATACCATCGTGAGGAATATAATTTTGCAGCCATAGAAAACCATTATATATTTTCAGAAGAGAGAGATTTAGACAGACCTTATTGGAAAGAACCCTGGACGCATCACGATGCTTGTTTAGCAGGTTATGTACCAGGTAAACCGGTGTATATGATTGAAGGAAATGCCCTTTGGAGACGCTTTTGGCAAAAAAGAACGAAAGCGACGTTAGACGATTTACGTCAATCGGCTTGGGCATGTGTGACTGCTGGAGCTTCGTTTAATTGGTGCGGACAAGCAGGCGAAGACGAATTGGTGGCTTTCGGACCAGAAGGTTTGCCGTTTTTTGAGTCAGATAATCCGTATTTAGCTTCAACCAAGGAATTAGATATTTTAAGTGATGTCATGACGAAAGAAGTTGCATTTCAAAGCATGGTTCCAACCGATGATTTGCTTTCTAACCACGATAATAAAAAAGTTTGGTGTTTGTCTGAAAAAGGAAAGCAGTACTTAGTATTTTCTTCAAACGGAAATGCTTTTGAATTACAATTGGTAGCAGGTAATTACACACATAATAAATGGCTTAATGCTAAAACAGGCGAGTCTCAAGTAATATCAAAAATTACAGTTCTTGATAATGAAGTAAAACAATTTACACCACCAACTACGGATACTGATTGGGTTTTGTTAATAACAGTCAAGTAA
- a CDS encoding Crp/Fnr family transcriptional regulator: MKEKLKKHIEKTIPLTDDEFSFVVSHFSFEEYKKNDFIFQKGESVKNCYFIVTGLLKLVYEDQKGNQHIVSFAMEDWWESDFLAYFSGTKAKLSLQCIENTTVFSISLKNYQKLCTNFTKMERFFLKKSNSGHIASQNRILSFLTSNAKDRYEELLKQHPLLFQRVPKILLASYLGVSRETLSRFSS; the protein is encoded by the coding sequence ATGAAAGAAAAATTAAAAAAACATATTGAAAAAACAATACCTCTTACAGATGATGAGTTCTCGTTTGTTGTAAGTCATTTTTCGTTTGAGGAATATAAAAAAAATGATTTTATTTTTCAAAAAGGAGAAAGTGTAAAGAATTGCTATTTTATTGTTACAGGTCTTTTAAAATTAGTTTATGAAGACCAAAAAGGGAATCAGCATATTGTTTCATTTGCTATGGAGGATTGGTGGGAAAGTGATTTTTTAGCTTATTTTTCAGGAACTAAAGCTAAATTGTCTTTGCAATGCATTGAAAACACAACAGTGTTTTCAATTAGTCTTAAAAATTATCAAAAACTATGCACTAATTTCACCAAAATGGAGCGTTTCTTTCTTAAGAAATCTAATTCAGGTCATATTGCTTCTCAAAACAGAATTTTATCGTTTCTAACATCAAATGCTAAGGACAGGTATGAAGAACTGCTTAAACAACATCCATTATTATTCCAACGCGTCCCCAAAATACTTTTAGCTTCTTATTTGGGTGTTTCACGAGAGACACTTAGTCGATTTTCCTCTTGA
- a CDS encoding GNAT family protein, with protein sequence MNAPTLENHRIKLSLLDLSNYKQLADISQQPNLLQYSPSKINTPDDFKVYVLDAVDAYYHKTAIPFIVFDKQTTRYAGCTRFGLINWKNKVLHIGWTWIGTQFQGTGLNKHMKFLMIQYAFEILKFDKIEFRVDERNIRSRKAVEKLGAKLEGILRKDTLMLDGFKRSTCCYGILNEEWDVIKQKVFGGF encoded by the coding sequence ATGAATGCACCAACCCTAGAAAACCACCGAATAAAACTATCTCTGTTAGATTTAAGTAATTACAAACAGCTAGCAGACATTTCACAACAACCAAATTTGTTACAATACTCTCCTAGTAAAATTAATACACCCGATGATTTTAAAGTGTATGTACTAGATGCTGTTGATGCCTATTACCACAAAACAGCCATTCCATTTATCGTATTTGATAAACAAACAACTCGTTATGCTGGTTGTACGCGTTTCGGACTTATTAATTGGAAAAATAAGGTGCTGCATATTGGTTGGACCTGGATTGGCACACAATTCCAAGGAACAGGGCTTAATAAACATATGAAGTTTTTAATGATACAATATGCTTTTGAAATCTTAAAGTTTGATAAAATTGAATTTAGAGTTGATGAACGTAATATCCGCTCAAGAAAAGCAGTAGAGAAATTAGGCGCAAAGCTTGAAGGTATATTACGAAAAGACACGTTAATGCTTGATGGTTTCAAACGGAGTACATGTTGTTATGGTATTTTAAATGAGGAATGGGATGTAATTAAACAGAAAGTATTTGGCGGGTTTTAA
- a CDS encoding aldo/keto reductase, producing MKNRKLGVNGFNISEVGLGCWQLGADWGKDISKETAFNILNEAVKNGMTFFDTADVYGDGKSEILIGEFLKTCDVPIRVATKFGRAGDAYPDKYSKDVLRKSVEGSLQRLGVDSIDLLQLHCIPTHYLKEGAIFNWLRELQQEGLIKHFGASVETVEEGLICIEQEGLLSLQVIFNIFRQKLVTQLLPQAQAKGVGIIVRLPLASGLLSGKFDSNTSFPENDHRNYNRNGEAFNVGETFAGLPFEKGLEFVEIIKNNILPDNLTMVQLALRWILDHEAVSAIIPGASSTRQVVSNAAVSNIDALSSETHSALINLYKELIHIEIRGGY from the coding sequence ATGAAAAACAGAAAACTAGGAGTTAACGGATTTAATATTAGTGAAGTTGGTTTGGGCTGTTGGCAATTAGGTGCCGATTGGGGCAAAGACATTTCCAAAGAAACAGCTTTTAATATTTTAAATGAAGCAGTTAAAAATGGCATGACGTTTTTTGATACTGCCGATGTGTATGGTGATGGGAAAAGTGAAATTTTAATAGGTGAATTTTTAAAAACATGTGATGTTCCAATACGTGTGGCTACAAAATTTGGTAGAGCGGGAGATGCATATCCAGATAAATATTCAAAAGACGTATTACGAAAATCGGTTGAAGGCTCTTTACAACGTTTGGGAGTTGATTCCATAGATTTGTTACAGCTTCATTGTATTCCAACACATTATTTAAAAGAAGGAGCTATTTTTAATTGGCTTCGCGAATTACAGCAAGAAGGTCTTATTAAACATTTTGGTGCCAGTGTTGAAACGGTTGAAGAAGGTTTAATTTGCATAGAACAAGAAGGCTTATTATCACTACAAGTCATTTTTAATATTTTTAGACAAAAATTAGTAACCCAATTATTACCGCAAGCTCAAGCAAAAGGTGTTGGGATCATTGTGCGTTTACCTTTAGCAAGTGGGTTGCTTTCAGGGAAATTTGATAGTAACACAAGCTTTCCAGAAAACGATCATAGAAATTATAATAGAAATGGAGAGGCCTTTAATGTTGGTGAAACATTTGCAGGTCTACCCTTTGAAAAAGGTTTAGAATTTGTTGAAATTATCAAAAACAATATATTACCAGATAACCTGACCATGGTACAATTGGCTTTACGCTGGATTTTAGACCATGAAGCCGTTAGTGCTATTATACCAGGAGCAAGTTCTACAAGGCAAGTAGTTTCAAATGCAGCAGTTTCAAATATTGATGCTTTGTCTTCAGAAACACATTCGGCTTTAATTAATTTGTATAAAGAATTAATCCATATTGAAATACGTGGGGGATATTAA
- a CDS encoding chorismate-binding protein, which translates to MILEDFFDRIETHYKNKLPFAAYRKPRESKLNALLQQTNELHIATNFTEKGFVFAPFDDKEHSVLIPLESSEFISLSSEMLPIDRPLKRNNAINEEEKHQHINLVKKGVQAIKDNRLAKVVLSRQEHVSIDETNPIAIFKRLLTSYSSSFIYCWYHPKVGLWLGATPETLIKIEGCQFSIMALAGTQVYKGSLDVVWQNKEIQEQKFVTDFIVDSLKSSVESINVSDIETVKAGSLVHLKTMISARLKSESKLKDIIGKLHPTPAVCGVPKAAAKQFILDNEHYNREFYTGFLGELNFETTTAPRSGKRNIENRAYSITKKSTQLYVNLRCMQLKNNTALIYVGGGITTNSNPESEWEETVSKSLIIKNIL; encoded by the coding sequence ATGATTTTGGAAGACTTTTTTGATCGTATTGAAACCCACTATAAAAATAAACTACCGTTTGCTGCTTATAGAAAACCACGAGAAAGTAAATTAAATGCATTACTTCAGCAAACCAATGAGTTACATATTGCAACCAATTTTACTGAAAAAGGTTTTGTTTTCGCACCTTTTGACGACAAAGAGCACTCCGTTTTAATACCTCTTGAGAGCTCTGAGTTTATTTCTTTGAGTTCTGAGATGCTGCCTATAGATCGCCCTTTAAAAAGAAATAATGCTATTAATGAAGAAGAAAAACATCAGCATATCAATCTGGTAAAGAAAGGTGTGCAAGCTATAAAGGATAATCGCTTGGCAAAGGTGGTGTTATCAAGGCAAGAACATGTTTCAATAGATGAAACCAATCCTATTGCCATATTTAAAAGGCTTTTAACTAGTTACTCGTCGTCTTTTATTTATTGTTGGTACCATCCCAAAGTAGGATTGTGGTTAGGCGCTACGCCCGAAACACTTATAAAGATAGAAGGTTGCCAGTTTTCCATTATGGCATTGGCAGGTACACAAGTTTACAAAGGAAGTTTAGATGTGGTTTGGCAAAACAAAGAAATACAGGAGCAAAAGTTCGTTACCGATTTTATTGTGGATAGTTTGAAATCATCCGTCGAAAGTATAAATGTTTCTGATATTGAAACTGTAAAAGCAGGAAGCTTGGTGCATTTAAAAACCATGATTTCGGCACGGTTAAAATCAGAATCTAAATTAAAAGACATCATTGGTAAATTACACCCCACACCAGCTGTTTGTGGAGTACCAAAAGCAGCAGCAAAACAATTTATTTTAGATAATGAACATTACAACCGTGAATTCTATACTGGTTTTTTAGGTGAATTAAATTTCGAAACTACAACAGCACCGCGTTCAGGCAAACGGAACATAGAAAATAGAGCCTATAGCATTACCAAAAAAAGCACCCAGTTGTATGTTAATTTAAGATGTATGCAACTCAAAAATAATACAGCTCTTATTTATGTTGGAGGAGGTATAACCACTAACTCTAACCCCGAAAGCGAATGGGAAGAAACGGTATCAAAATCTTTAATTATTAAAAACATTTTGTAA
- a CDS encoding winged helix-turn-helix transcriptional regulator, translated as MKKDEKKLECPVEHTCAVDYAFKRIGGKYKGRILWYLHEFTVLRYGKLGRTLPDITTKMLTQTLRELETDNLVNRKVYHVVPPKVEYSLTEIGKELIPFISYLKEWGDKELERGKNNI; from the coding sequence ATGAAAAAAGATGAAAAAAAACTTGAATGCCCAGTAGAACATACATGTGCTGTTGATTATGCATTTAAACGTATTGGAGGAAAATATAAAGGAAGAATTTTATGGTATTTGCATGAGTTCACCGTTTTACGTTATGGTAAATTAGGTAGAACTTTACCAGACATTACAACTAAAATGTTGACGCAAACCCTAAGAGAACTGGAAACAGACAATTTGGTTAATAGAAAAGTATATCACGTAGTACCACCAAAAGTTGAGTATTCATTAACTGAAATTGGAAAAGAATTAATTCCTTTTATAAGTTATCTTAAAGAATGGGGAGATAAGGAGCTTGAAAGAGGAAAAAACAACATATAA
- a CDS encoding glucose 1-dehydrogenase → MDLKLNGKVAVVTGSSKGIGAGIAKAFAKAGAKVVVNYASSKEGAEKVVNQIIKNGGSAIAVHADVTKSSDVNRLFEETKKVYGQLDILVNNAGIFSFEPLEEITEDSFHTQINTHVLGNILSTQKAVAMFGNGGGSIINISSTVSQNPVAGLILYSAAKAAIDNMTKTLAKELGPKKIRINTIAPGMTETEGTHSGGIIGSDLEKQMVAITPLGRLGQPDDIAKVAVFLASDDSNWVTGERITVAGGLL, encoded by the coding sequence ATGGATTTAAAATTAAATGGAAAAGTAGCAGTAGTTACAGGTTCATCAAAAGGGATAGGAGCAGGTATTGCTAAAGCATTTGCAAAAGCGGGCGCAAAAGTAGTTGTGAATTACGCATCAAGTAAAGAAGGTGCCGAAAAAGTGGTTAATCAAATTATCAAAAACGGAGGTTCTGCAATTGCGGTTCATGCTGATGTTACAAAGTCTTCTGATGTAAACAGACTTTTTGAGGAAACAAAAAAAGTTTATGGACAGCTTGATATTTTGGTAAATAATGCTGGTATTTTCTCATTCGAACCATTAGAAGAAATTACAGAAGATAGCTTTCATACACAAATAAACACACATGTTCTGGGTAATATATTGTCGACTCAAAAAGCGGTTGCAATGTTTGGTAACGGTGGAGGCAGTATAATTAATATTAGTTCTACGGTAAGTCAAAATCCAGTTGCTGGTTTAATTTTATATTCAGCAGCAAAAGCCGCTATTGATAATATGACCAAAACATTAGCGAAGGAATTAGGTCCAAAAAAAATAAGAATAAATACTATTGCACCAGGTATGACTGAAACTGAAGGAACACATAGTGGAGGTATAATTGGGAGTGATCTTGAAAAGCAAATGGTTGCTATTACCCCTTTGGGAAGGTTAGGACAACCCGATGATATTGCAAAAGTAGCTGTTTTTCTTGCTTCGGATGATTCTAATTGGGTAACAGGTGAAAGAATTACGGTTGCAGGTGGTTTACTTTAA
- a CDS encoding nitronate monooxygenase has translation MSTKLTQLLNIKHPIIMAPMFLVSNTSMVIVAMKEGIAGCIPALNYRTLEELKAAALELKRAKVTGGSFGFNLIVNKSNLKYQEQLRVLCEEGCDFIITSLGSPEETIKQAHQVGIKVFCDVVDLKFAQKVEALGADAIIAVNNQAGGHRGNLSPEDLIKELVSNCNIPVISAGGVGCKADMDAMLSYGADGVSVGSPFIASVEANVTDEYKQACVEYGADDIVMTERISGTPCTVINTPYVQKIGTKTTWIESVLNKHKKLKKWVKMIRFSIGMNATKNAATKATYKTVWVAGPSIEHTNAILPVKTIVKSLIE, from the coding sequence ATGTCAACAAAACTCACTCAACTTTTAAATATAAAACATCCCATTATAATGGCACCTATGTTCTTAGTTTCAAATACTTCTATGGTAATTGTGGCTATGAAAGAAGGAATAGCAGGTTGTATTCCAGCACTTAATTACCGAACTTTAGAAGAATTAAAAGCAGCTGCTCTTGAGTTGAAAAGAGCGAAAGTAACGGGAGGTTCGTTTGGTTTTAATCTTATCGTCAACAAGTCGAACTTGAAATACCAAGAACAATTACGTGTACTTTGTGAGGAAGGTTGTGATTTTATTATAACTTCTTTAGGAAGTCCAGAAGAAACTATTAAACAAGCACATCAAGTGGGTATTAAAGTATTTTGCGATGTGGTTGATCTTAAATTTGCTCAAAAAGTGGAGGCTTTAGGAGCCGATGCTATTATAGCAGTAAACAATCAAGCTGGTGGACATAGAGGAAACCTTTCACCAGAAGATCTTATTAAAGAGTTGGTTTCTAATTGCAATATTCCAGTTATTTCGGCTGGTGGCGTAGGATGTAAAGCCGATATGGATGCCATGTTAAGTTATGGAGCCGATGGCGTTTCAGTAGGGAGTCCATTTATAGCATCGGTGGAAGCTAACGTAACAGACGAATACAAACAAGCTTGTGTTGAATATGGAGCAGACGATATTGTAATGACCGAGCGTATTTCGGGTACACCATGCACCGTTATTAACACACCTTATGTTCAAAAAATAGGCACGAAGACTACTTGGATAGAATCGGTTTTAAATAAGCATAAAAAACTTAAAAAATGGGTGAAGATGATTCGTTTTTCAATAGGAATGAATGCTACCAAAAATGCTGCTACCAAAGCCACTTATAAAACAGTTTGGGTGGCAGGACCTAGCATTGAGCATACAAACGCGATTTTGCCTGTAAAAACTATTGTAAAAAGTTTAATTGAGTAA
- a CDS encoding hotdog fold thioesterase: MALTKENVLAQANEACKNTLMETLQIEVVDYGDDFLVARMPVNPRVHQPDGVLHGGATAALAESVGSFASHIFIDTEKFFVRGIEITANHLKSITEGFVYAKATFIHKGKTTQLLDIKVTDEANNLISVCKLTTISLPKKN, encoded by the coding sequence ATGGCATTAACTAAAGAAAACGTATTAGCACAAGCCAATGAAGCATGTAAAAATACTTTAATGGAAACCTTGCAAATTGAGGTTGTAGATTATGGTGATGATTTTTTAGTGGCTCGTATGCCTGTAAACCCTAGAGTGCACCAACCAGACGGTGTTTTACATGGTGGAGCAACCGCAGCTTTAGCAGAAAGTGTTGGTAGTTTCGCATCGCATATTTTTATTGATACTGAGAAGTTTTTTGTGCGTGGTATAGAAATTACTGCCAACCATTTAAAAAGCATAACAGAAGGCTTTGTATATGCTAAGGCTACGTTTATTCATAAAGGTAAAACCACACAATTACTGGATATAAAAGTAACCGATGAAGCAAACAATTTAATATCAGTTTGTAAATTAACTACTATTTCGCTGCCAAAAAAGAACTAA
- a CDS encoding SDR family oxidoreductase — MNKTIFITGASSGLGKATAKLFASKGWTVIAAMRQPEKETELIQLPNIHLLKLDISHKKQIAEAASKAEKISPIDVLFNNAAYGLMGAFEGTTSEQLEQQINTNFLGTILVTKSFLPYFRARKSGTIITATSSTANIPYPYIAVYAATKSALETWTEGMSYELNEFGIHIKTIVPAFMQTNFGNNAQMVLHPEYQEKFNQYITAIKTDSSIKRDTPESIADVVYQAATDNKKQLHYTAGNLSTTEYEWLKKAGIEKVITIMNKRFFEQKN, encoded by the coding sequence ATGAACAAAACAATTTTTATCACAGGAGCTTCATCAGGATTAGGAAAAGCAACAGCTAAATTATTTGCTTCCAAAGGTTGGACTGTAATCGCAGCCATGCGACAACCCGAAAAAGAAACAGAACTTATACAGTTGCCAAACATTCATCTATTAAAGTTGGACATTAGCCATAAAAAACAAATTGCAGAAGCCGCTTCTAAAGCAGAAAAAATAAGTCCGATAGATGTACTATTCAACAATGCGGCTTATGGACTAATGGGCGCTTTTGAAGGAACTACTAGCGAACAATTAGAACAACAAATCAATACCAATTTTTTGGGAACCATTCTTGTTACAAAGTCGTTTCTGCCTTACTTCAGAGCACGTAAAAGCGGAACAATTATTACCGCGACCTCTTCTACCGCTAATATTCCCTATCCATATATAGCCGTTTACGCAGCAACAAAATCGGCATTGGAAACATGGACAGAAGGAATGAGTTATGAATTAAATGAATTTGGTATACATATCAAAACAATCGTTCCTGCTTTTATGCAAACCAATTTTGGGAATAATGCACAAATGGTTTTACATCCAGAGTATCAGGAAAAATTTAATCAATACATTACCGCAATAAAGACAGATTCAAGCATCAAAAGAGACACACCTGAAAGTATTGCTGATGTTGTTTACCAAGCAGCGACAGACAACAAGAAGCAATTACACTATACAGCAGGGAATCTTTCAACAACAGAATACGAATGGTTGAAAAAAGCCGGAATCGAGAAGGTAATTACCATTATGAATAAACGATTTTTTGAACAGAAGAATTAA
- a CDS encoding family 43 glycosylhydrolase: MNKIKGVLVIVSALLAHISFSQNPFITHMYTADPSARVFNDTLYVYPSHDKDNAVKFTMEDWHVFSTTDMKTWTDHGVAFSLDDLSWANNQAWAPDCIYRNGKYYFYYPVEHSKIGVAVGDKPYGPFKDPLNKPLIHTNTEGVVCTRDFIDPAVFIDDDGQAYLYMGQLVVNAIKLNDDMISYDGNVHLLEGTADFFEAAWMHKYKGNYYLSYVGESGEIKYGISKNPLGPFDYKGVILPKMNSGTNHHSIVEYKGQWYMFYHNSDLYYKNNPDVEPKFGWGHKDSPHPYRRSICFDKLYYNEDGTMQPVIPTK, encoded by the coding sequence ATGAATAAAATAAAAGGTGTTTTAGTTATAGTTAGTGCTTTGTTAGCACATATTAGTTTTTCCCAAAACCCATTCATAACACATATGTATACTGCCGACCCCTCGGCAAGAGTGTTTAACGACACCCTATATGTGTATCCATCACATGATAAAGACAATGCTGTAAAGTTTACTATGGAAGACTGGCATGTGTTTTCTACTACCGATATGAAAACTTGGACAGACCATGGTGTTGCTTTTTCATTAGATGATTTGAGTTGGGCAAACAACCAAGCCTGGGCTCCAGATTGCATCTATCGAAATGGCAAATACTATTTTTATTATCCTGTAGAACATAGCAAAATAGGTGTTGCTGTTGGCGATAAACCTTATGGGCCATTTAAAGACCCATTAAACAAACCGCTTATTCACACAAATACAGAAGGTGTTGTTTGTACACGCGATTTTATTGATCCTGCAGTTTTTATAGATGATGATGGTCAAGCATACCTTTATATGGGGCAATTAGTTGTGAATGCTATTAAGCTAAATGATGATATGATTTCTTATGATGGGAATGTGCATTTACTTGAAGGAACAGCCGATTTTTTTGAAGCCGCTTGGATGCACAAGTACAAAGGCAACTACTATTTATCCTATGTAGGCGAAAGTGGTGAAATTAAATATGGCATAAGTAAAAATCCGCTTGGACCATTTGATTACAAAGGTGTTATTCTTCCAAAAATGAATAGTGGAACCAATCACCACTCCATTGTTGAATACAAAGGGCAATGGTATATGTTTTATCATAATTCCGATTTATATTATAAAAATAATCCAGATGTAGAACCTAAATTTGGTTGGGGACATAAAGATAGTCCGCATCCATACCGCAGATCCATCTGTTTTGATAAATTATATTATAATGAAGACGGCACTATGCAACCTGTTATACCAACTAAATAA
- a CDS encoding Crp/Fnr family transcriptional regulator yields the protein MREFIEFMLQFGNLNQQQIDLILSKAKETDLKKDDYFVEAGKVLKRVGFIVEGIFRICYYNNKGEEITKIFMEEKHLLYNLKNVPSTEYIQAATDCKLIEFSNQDLKEISETIIDWDTIIQKITNKSLVQKLERVSPLISQDATTRYLEFMEKYPTLVNRIPLSYIASYLGITQQSLSRIRKNI from the coding sequence ATGAGAGAATTTATAGAATTCATGCTACAGTTTGGCAATCTAAACCAACAACAAATTGATCTAATTTTAAGTAAAGCAAAGGAAACAGATCTTAAAAAAGACGATTATTTTGTAGAAGCAGGAAAAGTACTAAAACGAGTTGGTTTTATAGTTGAAGGCATATTTCGCATCTGTTACTATAATAATAAAGGGGAAGAAATTACTAAAATATTTATGGAAGAAAAGCATTTGCTTTATAATTTAAAGAATGTTCCTTCTACAGAATATATCCAAGCCGCTACAGATTGTAAACTGATTGAATTTTCAAATCAAGATTTGAAAGAAATTTCCGAAACTATAATTGATTGGGATACTATTATTCAAAAAATTACCAACAAATCACTGGTTCAAAAACTGGAAAGAGTAAGTCCCTTAATCTCACAAGATGCTACGACACGGTATTTGGAGTTTATGGAAAAATACCCAACACTTGTCAATCGTATTCCGTTGTCATACATCGCTTCCTATTTAGGGATTACACAGCAATCCTTAAGCAGAATAAGAAAAAACATTTGA